In Deinococcus sp. Leaf326, one genomic interval encodes:
- a CDS encoding dihydrofolate reductase family protein, translating to MRSTTSTAARASAAWIGAHPEKADVIAALEALKRQDGLPLLTYGSATFVQTLLRHGLVDELRLMIYPVVLGSGKRLFSGEDRLSLELIESRPFGQGVMLLTYGPGGR from the coding sequence GTGCGGTCGACAACCTCAACAGCGGCAAGAGCATCGGCCGCCTGGATCGGCGCACACCCTGAAAAAGCAGACGTGATCGCAGCCTTAGAGGCCCTCAAGCGTCAGGATGGGCTGCCCCTGTTGACCTACGGCAGCGCCACGTTCGTCCAGACCCTGCTGCGGCATGGGCTGGTGGACGAGCTGCGGCTGATGATCTACCCCGTGGTGCTGGGCAGCGGCAAACGCCTGTTCTCGGGAGAAGACCGGCTGTCGCTAGAGCTGATCGAGTCGAGACCCTTCGGCCAGGGGGTCATGCTCCTGACGTATGGGCCTGGGGGCCGCTGA